TGGCTGAGGCGTTCGGGACCGTCGGTGCGGAATGGCACTGGCAGCCAGGCGGCGAAATCGACCTGCCCGCCGGACCCGCCACGCTCGCTCTGCACGATCTCACCGGTTTCGACGGCCGCTGCGATGCCATCGTGCTCACCACGGAATCCACGGTCCCTCCCAACGAGCATTCCCTGCTGACTCAGTGGCGGCGGTCTCAATTGAATCTCCCGGCCGAACCGGTCGTGAAGTCGGACTATGACCTGGTGGTGGTCGGCGGCGGCTACTCGGGCATGGGAGCGGCTCTGGCCGCTGCCCGGATGGGCTGCAAAGTCGCGCTGATTCAAGATCGCCCTGTTCTCGGGGGGAACGGTTCGAGTGAAGTTCGGGTCTGGTCGATGGGGTTGATTCGCCGCGGCAAGTATCCCCGTATCGGCGAGATCGTCGAAGAGTTCTGCGACCACGCCACTTTGTCCCCCGGCACCGCGCAGGAATTCGAAGACGAGAAGAAAGAAAAACTGGTTCGCGACGAAAAGAACATCGACCTGTTCCTCAATACGCATGCTTACAAAGTCGAGATGGACGGGAACCGCATCGCCGCCATCGACACCTTCGACACTCGCACCAGTGCCCAGACGAAATTCAAGGGGAAACTCTTCTGCGACGCCACCGGGCACGGCACAATCGGCGCGCTCGCCAATGCCGATTTCGACATGGCAGAAAAGGGCCGCATGGGCATGAGCAACATGTGGACCTGGGATGAAGGGCAACAGCCGGTCTCGTTCCCGGAGACCCCGTGGGCTCTCGACCTCAACATGAAAGACTTCCCGTACCCGGTGAAGCATCATGGCGAGTGGTTCTGGGAAAGCGGTTTTGACAAAGACCCGCTGGGGGACGCTGAGGGGATTCGCGACTGGAATCTGCGGGCCGTGTTCGGCGCGTTCAATGCCATGAAGAACCGCGACGGCGCGCCCAAACATCCGACGGCGTTCCTCACCTGGGTGGCGTACATCGGGGGCCCACGCGAATCGCGGCAGTTACTGGGGGACGTGATCCTCACGCAAGATGACATCGTCGGCAAACGCGAGTTCCCGGACGGCTGCGTTCCCAGCACCTGGAGCATCGATCTCCACTATCCGAAGAAGCAGTTCGCGGAAAAGTTTCCCGACAACCCGTTCATTTCGATTGCCGAGCACGACCGCCGGATCGACCGCGATTACGGCTATCCGGTGCCGTACCGGTGCTTCTACTCGAAGAACATTTCCAACCTGTTCATGGCGGGTCGCTGCATCAGCGTGACGCATGAAGCGCTCGGGACTGTCCGTGTGATGAAGACCTGCGGCATGATGGGGGAAGTGGTCGGCAAAGC
This genomic interval from Planctomicrobium piriforme contains the following:
- a CDS encoding FAD-dependent oxidoreductase; the protein is MLVSARAHAETVLVEAESFPKHGGWSLDTQFINTVGSPYLLAHGLGQPVADAEATVQIRTPGKYHVYVRTKDWVARWQAPGQPGKFQVLINGKPLAEAFGTVGAEWHWQPGGEIDLPAGPATLALHDLTGFDGRCDAIVLTTESTVPPNEHSLLTQWRRSQLNLPAEPVVKSDYDLVVVGGGYSGMGAALAAARMGCKVALIQDRPVLGGNGSSEVRVWSMGLIRRGKYPRIGEIVEEFCDHATLSPGTAQEFEDEKKEKLVRDEKNIDLFLNTHAYKVEMDGNRIAAIDTFDTRTSAQTKFKGKLFCDATGHGTIGALANADFDMAEKGRMGMSNMWTWDEGQQPVSFPETPWALDLNMKDFPYPVKHHGEWFWESGFDKDPLGDAEGIRDWNLRAVFGAFNAMKNRDGAPKHPTAFLTWVAYIGGPRESRQLLGDVILTQDDIVGKREFPDGCVPSTWSIDLHYPKKQFAEKFPDNPFISIAEHDRRIDRDYGYPVPYRCFYSKNISNLFMAGRCISVTHEALGTVRVMKTCGMMGEVVGKAASLCTLYGCEPRDIYERYWPEMDKLLLLPGKAHRATVQAPIEIPSDALPLAGPHGPPSGIDPSKLEGVIIDNRIAKLSGKWTAGTGLPGYINYDYIYAGENSGSTATFEWQSADTAKMEIRLAYQPHENRGKTVPVSITVGDKTTERTIDMQAKPALENNFVSLGEYAVKKGDKVVVTVGTKGAGGNAHADAVQIITLK